From Streptomyces sp. NBC_00237, a single genomic window includes:
- a CDS encoding NAD(P)H-quinone oxidoreductase codes for MHAITIPEPGGPEALVWAEVPDPVPNEGEVLVEVAASAVNRADLLQRQGFYDPPPGASRYPGLECSGRIVALGAGVHGWAVGEEVCALLSGGGYAQKVAVPAGQLLPVPEGVDLVTAAALPEVAATVWSNVFMIAHLRPGETVLVHGGASGIGTMAIQLAKAVGAKVAVTAGGPEKLARCAELGADVLIDYREQDFVQELRKATDGKGADVILDIIGAKYLDQNVKALATSGRLAIIGLQGGVKGEINLNALLRKRAAITATSLRGRPLGEKAAIVAAVREHVWPMIAAGRVRPVVDRVFPMDRAPEAHRALDEGSHIGKILLTTS; via the coding sequence ATGCATGCGATCACGATCCCTGAACCCGGTGGCCCCGAGGCTCTCGTCTGGGCCGAGGTCCCGGACCCCGTCCCGAACGAGGGCGAGGTCCTTGTCGAGGTCGCCGCGAGCGCCGTGAACCGGGCCGACCTGCTCCAGCGGCAGGGCTTCTACGACCCGCCGCCCGGTGCCTCCCGCTACCCCGGTCTGGAGTGCTCCGGCCGGATCGTGGCCCTCGGCGCGGGGGTGCACGGCTGGGCGGTCGGCGAGGAGGTGTGCGCGCTGCTTTCCGGCGGCGGGTACGCGCAGAAGGTCGCCGTACCGGCGGGGCAGCTGCTGCCCGTGCCCGAGGGCGTGGACCTGGTGACGGCCGCCGCGCTGCCGGAGGTCGCCGCGACGGTCTGGTCGAACGTCTTCATGATCGCCCATCTGCGCCCCGGCGAGACGGTCCTCGTCCACGGCGGTGCCAGCGGAATCGGCACCATGGCGATCCAGCTTGCCAAGGCGGTCGGCGCGAAGGTCGCCGTCACGGCAGGCGGTCCGGAGAAGCTGGCGCGGTGCGCGGAACTGGGCGCGGACGTCCTCATCGACTACCGCGAGCAGGACTTCGTACAGGAGCTGCGCAAGGCCACCGACGGCAAGGGCGCGGACGTCATCCTCGACATCATCGGCGCCAAGTACCTCGACCAGAACGTGAAGGCGCTCGCCACCAGCGGCAGGCTCGCCATCATCGGCCTCCAGGGCGGGGTGAAGGGCGAGATCAACCTCAACGCGCTGCTGCGCAAGCGGGCCGCGATCACCGCGACGTCGCTGCGCGGTCGTCCGCTCGGTGAGAAGGCGGCGATCGTGGCGGCGGTGCGCGAGCACGTGTGGCCGATGATCGCTGCGGGACGGGTGCGCCCGGTGGTCGACCGGGTCTTCCCGATGGACCGGGCCCCCGAGGCGCACAGGGCGCTCGACGAGGGCAGCCACATCGGCAAGATCCTGCTGACCACGAGCTGA
- a CDS encoding bacterial proteasome activator family protein — translation MEMPRSERSQESPQVLVVGQDGMALGGGDDESREVPVTDMVEQPAKVMRIGSMIKQLLEEVRAAPLDEASRVRLKDIHASSVKELEDGLAPELVEELERLSLPFTEEAIPSEAELRIAQAQLVGWLEGLFHGIQTALFAQQMAARAQLEQMRRALPPGASHEDDEDDGHGHGARTGGPYL, via the coding sequence ATGGAGATGCCGAGGAGTGAACGGTCGCAAGAGAGCCCCCAAGTCCTGGTCGTCGGGCAGGACGGAATGGCGCTCGGCGGCGGTGACGACGAGTCGCGCGAGGTGCCTGTGACAGACATGGTCGAACAGCCCGCGAAGGTCATGCGGATCGGCAGCATGATCAAGCAACTCCTGGAGGAAGTCCGCGCGGCTCCCCTGGACGAGGCGAGCCGGGTACGGCTCAAGGACATTCACGCCAGTTCCGTGAAGGAGCTGGAGGACGGGCTGGCGCCGGAGCTCGTCGAGGAACTGGAGCGCCTGTCGCTGCCGTTCACCGAGGAGGCCATCCCCTCCGAGGCGGAACTGCGCATCGCGCAGGCCCAGTTGGTGGGCTGGCTCGAAGGGCTCTTCCACGGCATCCAGACCGCGCTGTTCGCCCAGCAGATGGCTGCGCGCGCCCAGTTGGAGCAGATGCGCCGGGCACTGCCGCCGGGTGCCTCGCACGAGGACGACGAGGACGACGGCCACGGCCACGGAGCGCGCACGGGTGGCCCGTACCTCTAG
- a CDS encoding FtsX-like permease family protein: protein MKGWYHSWLAAIRIARRDAWRSKGRSILVLAMIAVPILGVSAIDVTLRSAELTTEQKLTREMGAADALLTEPGWGGLPIHQPPDPRFTGTEPVGGFEQFNNKPMPEGRADATKAIPAGAKILTDTTAMTRLRTTHGLLTSEVREINASDPMAAGSLELTGGRFPEKAGEVIATDAFLKDSGLSVGSTLTARSLDTKFTVVGSYELPDSLKTTQVIAPPGTLIAPLNKALEAQGLPKAGGNTTYRVSVGGEGFTWNMVKAANAKGVSVTSRAVILSPPPDSDVPYFKGRSNEIRDHGSPRELLTIAATVVGMALLEVCLLAGPAFAVGARRSRRQLGLVGANGGDRRHIRAIVLSGGLVIGVAAAIVGTILGLLLTLALQPVLEGAMGKRFGTFTVVPLELLGIAAVAVLTGLLAAIVPAVNASRQTPLASLTGRRGVRRANRVLPVIGLLAVTIGVAIALYGATSSDNILLVAGGSGIAELGVVALTPVLVGLFGRLGGWLPLSPRLALRDAVRNRGRTAPAVAAVLAAVAGTVAVATYAESQDAKQRAEYQAMLPHGSGVASTDEGGGRDVPAVREAIQANIPLDALAEFQRIVVGGKNCTAYSEDKKCGAYDVFVPKANRCPLHDSPDGAEAFSIAERRKLSKDWRCVVNEGGGVPQEGGVLIGDDKVLKALAITDPTVVNALKQGKAVSFHKASFVNGQTGIKVVTDRKKADEARSANKETPGKIHNLPTVLAPESVKGYGLQLLVPPSLAKSAGFTTVPYGVLFSTSALPSTEQTQALNGAIDKIGINQPVAIESGYVSDNGIVLLALTVFAGLITIGAAGIATGLAQADAEADLKTLAAVGAPPRVRRALSGFQCGTVSFMGVVLGSAAGVLPAIALVLSDRRKDAANVQDNLDMGWSMGGMPHVDMPIVVPWETLGALIVVVPLGAALLAALVTRSRGALARREAG from the coding sequence GTGAAGGGCTGGTACCACTCCTGGCTCGCGGCGATCCGCATCGCCCGCCGCGACGCCTGGCGCTCCAAGGGCCGCAGCATCCTCGTCCTCGCGATGATCGCGGTGCCGATCCTCGGCGTCAGCGCGATCGACGTGACGCTGCGCAGCGCCGAACTGACCACCGAGCAGAAGCTCACCCGGGAGATGGGCGCCGCCGACGCCCTCCTGACCGAGCCGGGCTGGGGCGGACTCCCGATCCACCAGCCGCCGGACCCCCGCTTCACCGGCACCGAGCCGGTCGGCGGCTTCGAGCAGTTCAACAACAAGCCGATGCCCGAGGGCCGCGCCGACGCCACCAAGGCGATCCCCGCGGGCGCGAAGATCCTCACCGACACCACGGCGATGACCCGGCTGCGCACCACGCACGGCCTGCTCACGTCCGAGGTCCGCGAGATCAACGCCTCGGACCCGATGGCCGCCGGTTCCCTGGAACTGACCGGCGGACGCTTCCCGGAGAAGGCGGGCGAGGTCATCGCCACCGACGCCTTCCTCAAGGACAGCGGACTCTCCGTGGGCTCCACGCTCACCGCACGCTCCCTCGACACGAAGTTCACCGTCGTCGGTTCCTACGAGCTGCCCGACTCGCTGAAGACCACGCAGGTCATCGCGCCCCCCGGCACCCTCATCGCCCCGCTGAACAAGGCGCTGGAGGCCCAGGGCCTGCCGAAGGCCGGAGGCAACACCACGTACCGCGTCTCCGTCGGCGGCGAAGGTTTCACGTGGAACATGGTCAAGGCGGCCAACGCCAAGGGCGTCTCGGTGACGTCGCGTGCGGTGATCCTGTCGCCGCCGCCGGACTCCGACGTCCCGTACTTCAAGGGCCGCAGCAACGAGATCCGGGACCACGGCAGCCCCCGCGAGCTGCTGACCATCGCCGCCACGGTCGTCGGCATGGCCCTGCTCGAAGTCTGCCTGCTGGCCGGTCCCGCGTTCGCGGTCGGCGCCCGGCGCTCGCGCCGTCAGCTCGGACTGGTCGGGGCCAACGGCGGCGACCGCCGCCACATCCGGGCCATCGTCCTGTCCGGCGGTCTCGTGATCGGCGTGGCCGCGGCGATCGTCGGCACGATCCTGGGCCTGCTGCTCACCCTCGCCCTGCAACCGGTCCTCGAAGGGGCCATGGGCAAGAGGTTCGGCACGTTCACCGTGGTGCCGCTGGAGTTGCTGGGGATCGCTGCCGTCGCGGTGCTCACCGGCCTCCTGGCCGCGATCGTGCCCGCGGTCAACGCGTCCCGGCAGACTCCGCTGGCCTCCCTCACCGGACGGCGCGGAGTGCGCCGCGCCAACAGGGTGCTGCCGGTCATCGGCCTGCTCGCCGTCACCATCGGTGTCGCGATCGCCCTGTACGGGGCGACGAGCAGCGACAACATCCTCCTGGTCGCGGGCGGCAGCGGCATCGCCGAGCTGGGCGTCGTCGCCCTCACCCCGGTGCTGGTCGGTCTCTTCGGGCGGCTCGGCGGCTGGCTTCCGCTGTCGCCCCGCCTCGCCCTGCGCGACGCGGTCCGCAACCGGGGACGTACGGCTCCGGCCGTCGCGGCGGTGCTGGCGGCGGTCGCGGGCACGGTCGCCGTGGCCACGTACGCCGAGAGCCAGGACGCCAAGCAGCGTGCCGAGTACCAGGCGATGCTGCCGCACGGCAGCGGCGTGGCGAGCACCGACGAAGGGGGCGGGCGCGACGTGCCCGCCGTCCGCGAGGCGATCCAGGCCAACATCCCGCTCGACGCCCTCGCCGAGTTCCAGCGCATCGTCGTCGGCGGCAAGAACTGCACCGCGTACAGCGAGGACAAAAAGTGCGGCGCGTACGACGTCTTCGTGCCGAAGGCCAACCGCTGTCCCCTGCACGACTCTCCCGATGGGGCCGAAGCCTTCTCCATCGCCGAACGGCGCAAGCTCTCCAAGGACTGGCGCTGTGTGGTCAACGAGGGTGGCGGCGTCCCCCAGGAGGGCGGCGTCCTCATCGGTGACGACAAGGTCCTCAAGGCGCTCGCCATCACCGACCCGACCGTGGTGAACGCCCTCAAGCAGGGCAAGGCCGTCTCCTTCCACAAGGCGAGCTTCGTGAACGGCCAGACCGGCATCAAGGTGGTCACCGACCGCAAGAAGGCCGACGAGGCGAGGTCCGCCAACAAGGAGACTCCGGGCAAGATCCACAACCTGCCCACGGTCCTGGCACCGGAGTCCGTGAAGGGCTACGGCCTCCAGCTCCTGGTCCCGCCGTCGCTCGCCAAGTCCGCGGGGTTCACCACCGTTCCCTACGGTGTGCTCTTCTCGACGTCCGCCCTGCCCAGCACCGAGCAGACGCAGGCCCTCAACGGGGCGATCGACAAGATCGGCATCAACCAGCCGGTGGCCATCGAATCCGGCTACGTGAGCGACAACGGCATCGTGCTGCTGGCGCTGACGGTGTTCGCCGGACTGATCACCATCGGCGCGGCCGGCATCGCCACCGGACTCGCCCAGGCCGACGCCGAGGCCGACCTGAAGACGCTCGCCGCGGTCGGCGCGCCTCCGCGGGTGCGCCGGGCGCTCAGCGGCTTCCAGTGCGGGACGGTCTCCTTCATGGGAGTGGTCCTCGGTTCGGCTGCCGGTGTGCTGCCCGCCATCGCTCTGGTGCTCTCGGACCGCCGCAAGGACGCGGCCAACGTCCAGGACAACCTCGACATGGGCTGGAGCATGGGCGGGATGCCGCACGTGGACATGCCGATCGTCGTCCCGTGGGAGACCCTCGGCGCGCTCATCGTCGTCGTACCGCTCGGCGCGGCCCTGCTCGCCGCGCTGGTCACCCGCTCCCGGGGCGCGCTCGCCCGGCGCGAGGCGGGCTGA
- a CDS encoding ABC transporter ATP-binding protein, with protein MPDQSQQPVLQLEQLTRVHGSGATEVHALRGVNLSVFPGELVAVMGPSGSGKSTLLTIAGGLDAPTSGKVVVEGTDITQVTRKELAALRRRSIGYVFQDYNLIPALTAAENVSLPRELDGISARKARVSALAALEEMGLSHLADRFPDEMSGGQQQRVAIARALVGDRRLVLADEPTGALDSETGESVLALLRARCDAGAAGVLVTHEPRFAAWADRVVFLRDGSVVDETVRTDAESLLAASGTGTSGQAGDK; from the coding sequence ATGCCCGACCAGTCCCAGCAGCCTGTGCTGCAACTGGAGCAGCTGACCCGTGTACACGGCAGCGGCGCCACCGAGGTGCACGCCCTGCGCGGCGTCAACCTCTCCGTCTTCCCCGGCGAGCTCGTCGCCGTGATGGGCCCCTCCGGGTCCGGCAAGTCGACCCTGCTGACCATCGCGGGCGGTCTCGACGCCCCGACCTCGGGCAAGGTCGTCGTCGAGGGCACCGACATCACCCAGGTCACCCGCAAGGAACTGGCCGCCCTGCGCCGCCGCAGCATCGGTTACGTCTTCCAGGACTACAACCTCATCCCGGCGCTGACCGCCGCCGAGAACGTCTCGCTGCCCCGCGAACTCGACGGGATATCCGCCCGCAAGGCCCGCGTCTCCGCGCTCGCCGCGCTGGAGGAGATGGGCCTGTCCCACCTCGCCGACCGGTTCCCCGACGAGATGTCCGGCGGCCAGCAGCAGCGCGTGGCCATCGCCCGCGCCCTGGTCGGTGACCGCCGCCTGGTCCTCGCGGACGAGCCGACCGGCGCCCTCGACTCCGAGACCGGCGAGTCCGTCCTCGCCCTGCTGCGCGCACGCTGCGACGCGGGCGCCGCCGGTGTCCTCGTCACCCACGAGCCGCGCTTCGCGGCCTGGGCGGACCGGGTGGTCTTCCTGCGCGACGGTTCCGTCGTCGACGAGACCGTACGGACGGACGCCGAGTCCCTCCTCGCCGCCAGCGGCACCGGCACCAGCGGGCAGGCGGGCGACAAGTGA
- a CDS encoding PadR family transcriptional regulator, with product MSIRHGLLALLEQGPRYGSQLRTEFESRTGATWPLNVGQVYTTLSRLERDGMVVPDGDDDAGHPLYAITDAGRDELRQWFERPVDRTSPPRDELAIKLAMAVGAPGVDIRSVIQSQRHATLKAMQDYTRLKAQALIAVESGGSDLQESPRGRDDMAWLLVLEQLIFQTEAEARWLDHSESRLVRLSAAAKRGATPPPADPAPRTAKGAPARATRR from the coding sequence ATGTCGATCCGCCACGGGCTTCTCGCCCTCCTCGAACAGGGCCCTCGGTACGGCTCCCAGCTGCGCACCGAATTCGAGTCCCGCACGGGTGCCACCTGGCCCTTGAACGTCGGGCAGGTCTACACGACGCTCAGCCGCCTGGAGCGCGACGGCATGGTCGTCCCGGACGGCGACGACGACGCGGGACACCCGCTGTACGCGATCACCGACGCCGGACGCGACGAACTGCGCCAGTGGTTCGAGCGCCCCGTCGACCGCACCAGCCCGCCCCGCGACGAACTCGCGATCAAGCTGGCGATGGCCGTCGGCGCCCCCGGCGTCGACATCCGGTCCGTCATCCAGTCCCAGCGGCACGCCACCCTGAAGGCGATGCAGGACTACACCCGGCTCAAGGCCCAGGCCCTGATCGCCGTCGAGTCCGGCGGCAGCGACCTCCAAGAGAGCCCCCGGGGCCGCGACGACATGGCCTGGCTGCTCGTTCTGGAACAGCTGATCTTCCAGACCGAGGCCGAGGCCCGCTGGCTCGACCACTCCGAGTCCCGGCTCGTCCGGCTCTCCGCCGCGGCCAAGCGGGGAGCCACTCCGCCACCGGCCGATCCCGCCCCGCGCACCGCCAAGGGCGCGCCTGCCCGAGCCACCCGCCGCTGA
- a CDS encoding protein kinase — translation MSQDGTQGRYAGGSVAGGRYQLRDLLGEGGMASVYLAYDAALDRQVAIKTLHTELGREDAFRERFRREAQAVAKLSHTNIVSVFDTGEDDLGGARMPYIVMEYVEGQPLGSVLNDDIQRYGAMPADKALKITSDVLAALETSHEMGLVHRDIKPGNVMMTKRGVVKVMDFGIARAMQSGVTSMTQTGMVVGTPQYLSPEQALGRGVDARSDLYSVGIMLFQLLTGRIPFEADSALAIAYAHVQEEPVAPSSINRTIPPAVDALVARALKKNPNERFPSAAAMADECHRVLASVQPGAAPMIVPGSGPVQGAGSGVGSAVFPPVDQTGHSAPSSGVQTPYTPPAHHPYGPATPAPMPTPAPQPAYGYPPQQSGYATPAPYAQNPTPVPTPLPAPAPAKKKNTPMLIGAVAIVLAVIGGVVFAILPKDKTEDKPSDPANGQQAGHKAPDRSKVVETTVCTDAKEDTLDPSKVVMPNFVYINVRSVKECAQAEGWSIREKPVDENQWGEEAVIDQFPRAGTAIDPKSTTIELTVSTGNPAK, via the coding sequence ATGAGCCAGGACGGCACGCAGGGCCGGTACGCGGGCGGCTCCGTGGCAGGTGGTCGCTACCAGCTCCGCGACCTGCTCGGCGAGGGCGGCATGGCCTCCGTCTACCTGGCCTACGACGCGGCGCTCGACCGCCAGGTCGCGATCAAGACATTGCACACGGAACTGGGACGCGAAGACGCCTTCCGCGAACGGTTCCGGCGCGAGGCCCAGGCCGTCGCCAAGCTCTCGCACACCAACATCGTCTCCGTCTTCGACACCGGCGAGGACGATCTCGGCGGCGCCCGGATGCCGTACATCGTCATGGAGTACGTCGAGGGACAGCCGCTCGGCTCGGTCCTGAACGACGACATCCAGCGGTACGGCGCGATGCCCGCCGACAAGGCCCTGAAGATCACCTCCGACGTGCTCGCGGCGCTGGAGACCAGTCACGAGATGGGCCTCGTCCACCGCGACATCAAGCCCGGCAACGTGATGATGACCAAGCGCGGCGTCGTGAAGGTGATGGACTTCGGCATCGCCCGAGCCATGCAGTCCGGCGTGACCTCCATGACCCAGACCGGAATGGTCGTCGGCACCCCGCAGTACCTCTCGCCGGAGCAGGCGCTGGGGCGCGGCGTGGACGCCAGGTCCGACCTGTACTCGGTCGGCATCATGCTGTTCCAACTGCTCACCGGCCGGATCCCGTTCGAGGCGGACTCGGCGCTGGCCATCGCGTACGCACACGTCCAGGAGGAGCCGGTCGCCCCGTCCTCCATCAACCGGACGATCCCGCCGGCCGTCGACGCGCTGGTCGCCCGCGCGCTGAAGAAGAACCCGAACGAGCGCTTCCCGAGCGCAGCGGCGATGGCCGACGAGTGCCACCGCGTGCTCGCCTCGGTGCAGCCGGGCGCGGCTCCCATGATCGTCCCGGGCAGCGGCCCGGTGCAGGGCGCGGGCTCGGGCGTCGGCTCGGCGGTCTTCCCGCCGGTCGACCAGACGGGGCACAGCGCCCCGTCCAGCGGCGTCCAGACCCCGTACACGCCCCCGGCCCACCACCCGTACGGCCCCGCGACGCCCGCGCCGATGCCGACTCCGGCCCCGCAGCCGGCGTACGGATACCCGCCGCAGCAGAGCGGGTACGCGACGCCCGCGCCGTACGCGCAGAACCCCACGCCCGTACCGACGCCTCTTCCCGCGCCTGCTCCGGCCAAGAAGAAGAACACCCCGATGCTGATCGGCGCCGTGGCAATCGTGCTGGCCGTGATCGGTGGTGTGGTCTTCGCGATCCTCCCGAAGGACAAGACGGAGGACAAGCCGTCCGACCCGGCCAACGGCCAGCAGGCGGGCCACAAGGCTCCTGACCGGTCGAAGGTCGTCGAGACCACGGTGTGCACCGACGCCAAGGAGGACACTCTCGACCCGTCCAAGGTCGTGATGCCCAACTTCGTCTACATCAACGTGCGCTCGGTCAAGGAATGCGCCCAGGCGGAGGGCTGGTCGATCCGCGAGAAGCCCGTCGACGAGAACCAGTGGGGCGAGGAAGCGGTGATCGACCAGTTCCCGCGCGCGGGAACCGCGATCGACCCGAAGAGCACCACCATCGAGCTGACGGTCTCCACGGGCAACCCGGCCAAGTAG
- a CDS encoding protein kinase, with protein sequence MAPEPEDTGGGVSDLPESFGMGGLVGDGRYRLTHRLGRGGMAEVFAAEDVRLGRTVAVKLLRSDLAEDPVAKARFTREAQSVAGLNHHAVVAVYDSGEDRIGGNLVPYIVMELVEGHTIRDLLLNAEAPGPEQALIIVSGVLEALAYSHQHGIVHRDIKPANVIITHGGAVKVMDFGIARALHGVQSTMTQTGMVMGTPQYLSPEQALGKAVDHRSDLYATGCLLYELLALRPPFMGETPLSVVYQHVQDIPVPPSEMSDVAPPELDGLAMRALAKDPDDRFQSAEEMRGLVQYGLQMLQQQGSHTGTWNTGPVEMHESSYTPAHGSNTATTAMGHPQHGDTSQFRPGGMLPPQNPHDGGYDGEYDERPSRAKMWIFAVLAVLAIGVGVSYANNWYQPTGKEEPKKEVPVAPSNPDKTPTGDESPTDEDSSGGNSENGSSSSSTNGGSGGLPPKKTTTKPPTKDKTTKPPVDPTKPPPTNPGTDPGTDPDPKPPVDPGTDPDPKPPVDPGTDPKPPVDPATDPKPPVDPAPDPKDPKDPGTEPGNTT encoded by the coding sequence ATGGCACCCGAACCCGAGGACACCGGCGGTGGAGTGTCTGACCTGCCGGAATCGTTCGGTATGGGCGGACTTGTCGGAGATGGCCGCTACCGGCTGACGCACCGTCTCGGTCGTGGCGGCATGGCGGAGGTCTTCGCCGCGGAGGACGTGCGGCTGGGCCGTACGGTCGCGGTGAAGCTGCTGCGTTCCGACCTCGCCGAGGACCCCGTCGCCAAGGCGCGCTTCACGCGTGAGGCGCAGTCGGTCGCGGGCCTCAACCACCATGCGGTCGTGGCCGTGTACGACTCGGGCGAGGACCGCATCGGCGGCAACCTCGTCCCGTACATCGTGATGGAGCTCGTCGAGGGCCACACCATCCGTGACCTGCTGCTCAACGCCGAGGCCCCGGGCCCGGAGCAGGCGCTGATCATCGTCTCCGGCGTGCTGGAGGCCCTCGCGTACAGCCACCAGCACGGCATCGTGCACCGCGACATCAAGCCCGCGAACGTGATCATCACGCACGGCGGCGCGGTCAAGGTGATGGACTTCGGCATCGCGCGCGCCCTGCACGGCGTGCAGTCGACGATGACGCAGACCGGCATGGTCATGGGCACGCCGCAGTACCTCTCCCCGGAGCAGGCGCTCGGTAAGGCTGTCGACCACCGCTCCGACCTGTACGCGACCGGCTGCCTGCTGTACGAACTGCTCGCGCTGCGGCCCCCCTTCATGGGCGAGACGCCGCTGTCGGTGGTCTACCAGCACGTCCAGGACATTCCGGTGCCGCCGTCCGAGATGTCGGACGTGGCCCCGCCGGAGCTCGACGGCCTCGCCATGCGCGCCCTCGCGAAGGACCCGGACGACCGGTTCCAGAGCGCGGAGGAGATGCGCGGGCTGGTCCAGTACGGGCTCCAGATGCTCCAGCAGCAGGGCAGCCACACCGGCACCTGGAACACCGGTCCCGTCGAGATGCACGAGAGCAGCTACACGCCCGCTCACGGCAGCAACACGGCGACCACGGCGATGGGGCACCCGCAGCACGGGGACACGTCGCAGTTCCGGCCGGGCGGGATGCTGCCGCCGCAGAACCCGCACGACGGGGGTTACGACGGCGAGTACGACGAGCGTCCGAGCCGCGCCAAGATGTGGATCTTCGCGGTGCTGGCGGTCCTCGCGATCGGGGTCGGTGTGTCGTACGCGAACAACTGGTACCAGCCGACGGGCAAGGAAGAGCCGAAGAAGGAAGTGCCCGTCGCCCCGAGCAATCCCGACAAGACCCCGACCGGCGACGAGTCCCCCACCGACGAGGACTCCTCCGGCGGGAACAGTGAGAACGGCAGCTCCTCTTCGTCGACCAACGGCGGGTCGGGCGGTCTGCCGCCCAAAAAGACGACGACCAAGCCGCCGACGAAGGACAAGACGACCAAGCCGCCCGTGGACCCGACGAAGCCCCCGCCGACCAACCCGGGCACCGATCCCGGCACGGACCCGGATCCCAAGCCCCCGGTCGATCCCGGCACGGACCCGGATCCCAAGCCCCCGGTCGATCCCGGCACGGATCCCAAGCCCCCGGTCGACCCTGCTACCGACCCCAAGCCGCCGGTCGACCCCGCCCCGGATCCCAAGGACCCCAAGGACCCGGGCACCGAGCCGGGCAACACGACGTAA
- a CDS encoding phosphotransferase — MPRSSVSAEPAEPAEPAEAVGPAAVSRETSAPAPPLDRLLRRYAFLGEPVSCEPVAQGLLNHGFHLATTRGDFFLKHHLDGDRTAIARQHGATQRLAELGVPVAPPLPGTDGDTLAVIGGRCYALHPWIDGSHRDGAQLTEAESLRLGALLGVVHTCLDRVMESAAGRDGGQLSADPRDSFETIDELLLLARRRRPRDAFDVLAEHRLLERRTLLERHAHRRPLAGAEPTAGWVHGDFHPLNLLYRDAEPAAIVDWDRLAVQPRAEEAVRAAAIFFVRPDGPLELTKTRAYARAYRRTTGAGEAELAAAVHRVWWERLNDFWILRWRYQLHDRRADPQFPAASALAVWWTKEYEAVLDAFAG, encoded by the coding sequence GTGCCGCGCTCATCTGTTTCCGCAGAACCCGCAGAACCCGCAGAACCCGCAGAAGCCGTCGGACCCGCCGCCGTTTCACGTGAAACATCCGCCCCGGCCCCGCCCCTGGACCGCCTGCTGCGCCGGTACGCCTTCCTGGGCGAGCCGGTGTCCTGCGAGCCCGTCGCCCAGGGCCTGCTGAATCACGGTTTCCACCTGGCGACCACCCGCGGCGACTTCTTCCTCAAGCACCACCTCGACGGCGACCGCACCGCCATCGCCCGCCAGCACGGCGCCACCCAGCGCCTGGCCGAGCTCGGTGTCCCCGTCGCACCGCCCCTGCCCGGCACCGACGGCGACACCCTCGCGGTGATCGGCGGGCGCTGCTACGCACTGCACCCCTGGATCGACGGCAGCCACCGCGACGGCGCCCAGCTCACCGAGGCCGAGTCACTCCGCCTGGGCGCCCTGCTCGGCGTCGTACACACCTGTCTGGACCGGGTCATGGAGTCGGCGGCCGGACGCGACGGCGGGCAGCTCAGCGCCGATCCCCGGGACAGCTTCGAGACCATCGACGAACTGCTGCTTCTGGCCCGCAGGAGGCGCCCCAGGGACGCCTTCGACGTCCTCGCCGAACACCGCCTCCTGGAACGCCGCACGCTCCTGGAGCGGCACGCACACCGTCGTCCGCTTGCCGGGGCAGAGCCCACCGCGGGCTGGGTGCACGGCGACTTCCACCCGCTGAACCTGCTCTACCGGGACGCGGAGCCCGCCGCGATCGTCGACTGGGACCGGCTCGCCGTGCAGCCCCGCGCCGAGGAAGCGGTCCGTGCGGCGGCCATCTTCTTCGTACGGCCCGACGGCCCTCTGGAGCTGACGAAGACCCGTGCGTACGCACGGGCGTACCGGCGCACCACGGGGGCGGGGGAGGCCGAACTGGCCGCCGCCGTGCACCGGGTGTGGTGGGAGCGGCTCAACGACTTCTGGATACTGCGCTGGCGCTACCAGCTGCACGACCGAAGGGCCGACCCGCAGTTTCCTGCGGCGTCGGCCCTGGCGGTCTGGTGGACCAAGGAGTACGAAGCCGTGCTGGACGCCTTCGCGGGGTGA
- a CDS encoding pyridoxamine 5'-phosphate oxidase family protein, which translates to MPTSERFRAMQLLTSVPYGRVATSMRALPFLAVARHVVTDGEIVLRMHAGYGYHQACNGSVVAYETDNFNSGDVHLWSVQATGEARVIEPTEAERELFGPGPTEVEGEPFDPVYMRIHPQFFLVHTLRDVRERALQHIG; encoded by the coding sequence ATGCCCACTTCCGAGCGCTTCCGCGCCATGCAGCTGCTGACCTCCGTTCCGTACGGCCGGGTCGCCACCAGCATGCGTGCGCTGCCGTTCCTCGCCGTCGCCCGCCATGTGGTGACCGACGGCGAGATCGTGCTGCGGATGCACGCCGGTTACGGCTACCACCAGGCGTGCAACGGCAGTGTCGTGGCGTACGAGACCGACAACTTCAACTCGGGCGACGTCCACCTGTGGTCCGTGCAGGCCACCGGAGAAGCCCGCGTCATCGAGCCGACCGAGGCCGAGCGGGAACTCTTCGGCCCTGGCCCCACCGAGGTCGAGGGCGAGCCCTTCGACCCCGTGTACATGCGCATCCATCCGCAGTTCTTCCTGGTGCACACGCTGCGCGACGTCCGCGAGCGGGCCCTCCAGCACATCGGCTGA